The following proteins are encoded in a genomic region of Inquilinus sp. KBS0705:
- a CDS encoding translocation/assembly module TamB, translated as MERFGRIALKTILWIIASIIFLVLLVVILIQVPAVQNFAKDKAVTFLQNKIHTKVEIGHISLGLPKLLVLENVYFEDQKKDTLIAGDKLKVDITLFKLLHNKVEINEINLEGITAKVSRGPDSLFNFDYIIKAFAGEQKKEVKPEDTTSTMKFSVDKIILDRINIAYKDVTTGNDVKFLLGHFDTRIKDFDMDKMKFTIPKINLSGVNARIIQTPAGSSISQAATVDTAVKPLNMTLTLGEINVDKVKLDYKSSEMTALVDLGKFLVNMDKIDLKNQFVGIKSVTLNDTKAGFTFAKPQTVTKAVEKTIKKIDTLTSSTQTKGWSAALGQITLVNDHIKFDNNAQNPIARGLDFAHMDIKNLNANAEHIVYRPDSLSGKINSFTFNEKSGLSINKFHTAFFYGPKNAYLKDLLVQTPGSVIQKDLQVTYPSIDAITTNMGALGINANLNGSKLSLRDVLLLMPTMASMEPFKSSPNTILKINGRVTGRLDNLSIPTLELSGFGNTYVKASATMRGLPDVEKAYFDLNITDFRTSRYDIARLVPKGTIPANVSIPENMDLKGTFKGSMKNFNTKMILRSSYGAVDLVAAMKSGKRKGSETYSANIKANDLNVGALTKQPQMVGKVTMTANISGAGLDPKTASLKFNGNVVTAQVKGYNYRNLVMKGTARNGSYVAKAYMKDPNIKFNIDLAANMNKKYPSIKGTVLVDSIDLQKLHFTTTPMRFHGKIVADVPTADPDYLNANILATDLLINNNGTRINLDTVSLISTANADSSTLKLKTAVFSARMAGKYQLTQLAPAMQDLIDKYYNTSLATNKPKVKYQPQQFTFDARLVKAPLLTQFAPALQQLDPVLFNGRFNSATGELVVNGAAPRVIYGTNTVNNLKLAVNTGNNALNYNLTVDEVKVGSSLDLLFTSISGSAQNNKLGINLQVRDNAKKERYRIAGVFSALPNQYQFSFLQDGILLDYTAWAVNPNNALFYGNKGILARNFSISNSNQTLSANSNSGEFNSPITVDFRNFHIETLTKLAKQDSLLVGGTINGNAEISNFQKSPVFTTALNVSDFNFRGDTIGNVALKVNNQTQNAYAASMSITGRGNQVDLNGLYYTTPESRFDLNLNIVNLGMKSVQGFSFGSIRNSSGNITGQLKITGTTTAPAVRGNVQFNQVAFNVAMLNSYFTMPKESITFNDEGIRFNDFTLVDSTNNKAIITGSIYTKTYTDFKFGMDINSDNFRVVNSTKKDNKLFYGKLFLNSNIKVRGDMAKPVVDANLTVNEKTDMTFVLPTSDPGVEDRKGVVEFIDQSAPQMDSILLAKQLDSLKQSELTGLDVNATVNINKSAHFTIVVDERNGDVVQLQGEAHLSGGIDPSGKTSLTGTYTVSSGSYNLSYATVSRKFNFKPGSTIVWTGDPTSANIDLTAIYVANVPPIDLVANQLTDADQTQYKQKLPFNVNLNLKNELLKPEISFDIVLPDSNYTVSQTVVSTVDTRLSQIRQDPNELNKQVLGVLVLGHFIGDNPLQSQGASAGVEGAIRSSVSSLLSDQLNRLAGSLIAGVDLNFGLTSGEDYSSGTATNRTDLNVGLSKRFLNDRLTVSVGNNFNLEGAQQGQKTSNIAGNLSVNYKLSKDGRYALRAYRKDEFIVIQGQVIETGLGFSLTVEYNRFRELFRKRTQEEREMRKKYKEEQKVKDEQEKAAQQKAKDERANTQTTTQ; from the coding sequence TTGGAACGATTTGGACGCATAGCCCTTAAAACAATACTTTGGATAATTGCGAGCATCATATTTTTGGTGTTGCTTGTGGTTATTTTAATACAGGTTCCTGCTGTGCAAAATTTTGCGAAAGATAAGGCGGTAACTTTTTTACAAAATAAAATCCATACCAAAGTAGAGATTGGCCATATTAGCCTTGGCCTGCCCAAACTGCTGGTTTTAGAGAACGTTTATTTTGAGGATCAGAAAAAAGATACCCTTATAGCCGGCGATAAGTTAAAGGTAGATATCACCCTTTTTAAACTGCTGCATAACAAGGTTGAAATAAACGAAATAAACCTGGAAGGCATTACCGCCAAGGTAAGCCGCGGCCCCGATAGCCTTTTTAACTTTGATTATATTATTAAAGCCTTTGCCGGCGAACAAAAAAAAGAGGTAAAGCCCGAAGACACCACATCAACCATGAAATTCTCGGTTGATAAGATCATTTTAGACCGTATAAACATTGCCTACAAAGATGTAACCACCGGCAACGATGTTAAATTTTTGCTGGGGCACTTTGATACCCGCATTAAGGATTTTGATATGGATAAAATGAAATTTACCATACCCAAAATAAACCTGAGCGGCGTTAACGCGCGCATTATACAAACACCGGCAGGCTCGTCTATTTCACAAGCGGCTACGGTAGATACCGCTGTTAAGCCGCTAAATATGACCCTTACCCTGGGTGAGATAAACGTAGATAAGGTAAAACTAGATTATAAAAGCAGCGAAATGACTGCCCTGGTAGACCTGGGCAAGTTTTTGGTGAATATGGATAAGATAGATTTGAAGAACCAATTTGTGGGTATTAAATCTGTTACCTTAAACGACACTAAAGCCGGCTTTACGTTTGCTAAACCACAAACGGTAACAAAAGCTGTCGAAAAAACTATAAAGAAGATAGATACGCTGACTTCTTCTACCCAAACTAAAGGCTGGTCGGCAGCATTAGGCCAAATCACCCTGGTGAATGATCATATTAAGTTTGATAATAATGCGCAAAACCCTATAGCCCGCGGCCTTGATTTTGCGCACATGGATATCAAAAACCTAAATGCTAATGCCGAACATATTGTGTATCGGCCGGATAGTTTATCGGGCAAGATCAATTCATTCACCTTTAACGAGAAAAGCGGCCTTAGCATTAATAAGTTTCATACCGCTTTCTTCTACGGCCCAAAAAACGCCTACCTGAAAGATTTGCTTGTACAAACTCCCGGCTCTGTGATTCAAAAGGATCTGCAAGTTACTTACCCGTCTATTGATGCCATTACCACCAATATGGGCGCCTTGGGTATAAATGCCAATTTAAATGGCAGCAAACTAAGCCTGAGAGATGTTCTATTACTGATGCCCACTATGGCGTCAATGGAACCGTTTAAATCATCGCCAAACACCATTTTAAAAATAAACGGACGTGTAACCGGCCGGCTTGATAACCTAAGCATACCTACCTTAGAACTGAGCGGCTTTGGCAATACCTACGTAAAGGCATCAGCCACAATGCGCGGCCTGCCTGATGTAGAAAAAGCATACTTCGATTTGAATATCACCGATTTTCGCACCAGCAGGTATGATATTGCCCGGCTGGTACCAAAAGGTACTATACCTGCCAATGTAAGCATCCCCGAAAATATGGACCTGAAAGGAACATTTAAGGGTAGCATGAAAAACTTTAATACAAAAATGATTTTGCGCAGCAGTTATGGCGCGGTTGATTTAGTAGCCGCCATGAAAAGCGGTAAACGAAAAGGCAGCGAAACCTATTCGGCCAATATAAAAGCAAATGATTTAAATGTAGGTGCCCTTACCAAGCAGCCGCAAATGGTAGGCAAGGTTACCATGACGGCCAATATTAGCGGCGCCGGACTTGACCCTAAAACGGCCAGCCTTAAGTTTAACGGTAATGTGGTAACCGCGCAGGTAAAAGGCTACAACTATCGCAATTTGGTAATGAAGGGCACAGCACGCAACGGCAGTTATGTGGCTAAAGCTTACATGAAAGACCCAAACATCAAATTTAATATTGATTTGGCGGCCAACATGAACAAGAAATACCCATCAATAAAAGGGACTGTTTTGGTGGATAGCATTGACCTGCAAAAACTGCACTTTACCACAACGCCTATGCGTTTTCACGGTAAGATAGTAGCGGACGTACCCACTGCCGACCCTGATTATTTAAACGCCAATATTTTAGCTACAGACCTGTTGATTAACAACAACGGCACACGCATTAATTTAGATACCGTTAGTTTAATATCAACCGCTAATGCCGACAGCAGCACCCTGAAATTGAAAACAGCTGTGTTTAGCGCGCGCATGGCTGGCAAATACCAATTAACACAGCTTGCTCCCGCCATGCAGGACCTGATAGACAAATATTACAACACCAGCCTTGCTACCAATAAGCCTAAAGTAAAATACCAACCACAGCAATTTACATTTGATGCCCGCCTGGTAAAAGCACCGCTGCTTACCCAATTTGCACCGGCTTTACAACAGCTTGATCCTGTTTTGTTTAATGGCCGATTTAACAGTGCAACAGGCGAGTTAGTAGTGAATGGTGCTGCACCAAGGGTAATATATGGCACCAATACCGTTAACAACTTAAAGCTGGCTGTTAATACCGGCAACAACGCGCTTAATTACAACTTAACTGTTGATGAAGTAAAGGTTGGCTCATCGTTAGATCTTTTGTTCACCAGTATATCGGGCAGCGCACAAAACAATAAACTTGGCATTAACCTGCAGGTGCGCGATAACGCTAAAAAAGAGCGCTACCGTATAGCCGGTGTATTTAGCGCCCTACCTAACCAATATCAATTTAGCTTTTTACAGGATGGCATACTGCTTGATTACACCGCCTGGGCCGTTAACCCTAATAACGCTCTATTTTACGGAAATAAAGGTATACTGGCCCGCAACTTCAGTATAAGTAACAGCAACCAAACGTTAAGCGCCAATAGTAACTCGGGCGAGTTTAATTCGCCCATTACGGTTGATTTCAGGAACTTTCATATTGAAACTTTAACTAAACTCGCCAAGCAAGATTCCCTATTGGTTGGCGGTACCATTAACGGCAATGCAGAGATCAGCAACTTCCAAAAATCGCCGGTTTTTACAACCGCCTTAAATGTAAGCGATTTCAACTTCAGAGGCGATACTATTGGTAATGTAGCATTAAAAGTAAACAACCAAACCCAAAATGCCTATGCCGCCAGCATGAGCATAACCGGCCGCGGTAACCAGGTTGATTTGAACGGCCTTTACTATACCACACCCGAAAGCCGTTTTGATTTAAACCTAAACATTGTTAACCTGGGTATGAAGAGTGTACAGGGCTTTAGTTTTGGCAGTATCCGCAATTCCAGCGGTAATATTACCGGTCAGCTAAAAATAACAGGTACTACAACCGCCCCTGCTGTGCGTGGTAACGTACAATTTAACCAGGTTGCCTTTAACGTAGCCATGCTTAACTCGTACTTTACTATGCCTAAAGAGAGCATTACTTTTAACGACGAAGGTATACGCTTTAACGATTTTACGCTGGTAGATTCTACCAACAATAAGGCGATAATTACAGGTTCTATCTACACCAAAACCTACACCGACTTTAAATTCGGTATGGATATAAATTCAGATAATTTCAGGGTAGTTAACTCCACTAAAAAAGATAATAAGCTGTTTTACGGTAAGCTGTTTTTAAATAGCAACATTAAAGTACGGGGCGATATGGCTAAACCTGTTGTTGATGCCAACCTTACCGTTAACGAAAAAACTGACATGACCTTTGTGTTGCCTACCAGCGACCCGGGCGTAGAAGACCGTAAAGGTGTGGTTGAATTTATTGACCAAAGCGCCCCGCAAATGGATTCGATATTGCTGGCTAAACAGCTGGATTCGTTAAAACAATCGGAACTAACAGGTCTTGATGTTAACGCTACTGTAAACATTAACAAGAGCGCCCACTTCACCATTGTGGTTGACGAGCGTAACGGCGATGTAGTGCAGTTACAAGGCGAGGCGCATTTAAGCGGTGGTATAGACCCAAGCGGCAAAACCAGCTTAACAGGTACATATACGGTAAGCTCGGGCTCGTATAACCTATCGTACGCAACGGTAAGCCGCAAATTTAATTTTAAGCCGGGCAGCACTATTGTTTGGACAGGCGACCCAACCAGCGCTAACATTGATCTAACGGCTATTTATGTAGCTAACGTACCCCCTATCGACCTTGTGGCTAACCAGCTAACCGATGCCGACCAAACACAATACAAGCAAAAGCTACCTTTTAACGTAAACCTGAATTTAAAGAATGAGCTGTTAAAACCTGAAATAAGCTTTGACATTGTTTTACCTGATAGTAACTACACTGTATCGCAAACGGTAGTAAGCACTGTTGATACCCGCCTGTCGCAAATAAGGCAGGATCCTAATGAGCTAAACAAACAAGTTTTGGGCGTACTGGTGCTGGGCCACTTTATTGGCGATAACCCTTTACAAAGCCAGGGTGCAAGCGCCGGTGTTGAAGGCGCCATACGCAGCAGTGTAAGCAGTTTATTAAGCGACCAGCTAAACCGCCTTGCAGGCAGCCTGATAGCAGGCGTAGACCTGAACTTTGGGTTAACCTCGGGCGAGGACTATTCGTCTGGGACGGCTACCAACCGAACGGACTTGAATGTAGGACTATCCAAGCGTTTCCTTAACGACAGGCTAACTGTGTCAGTAGGTAATAACTTTAATTTAGAGGGTGCTCAGCAAGGCCAAAAAACAAGCAATATTGCGGGTAATCTATCGGTAAATTATAAACTAAGCAAAGACGGACGTTATGCGCTGCGGGCTTACCGAAAAGACGAGTTTATAGTGATACAGGGCCAGGTTATCGAAACCGGTTTAGGCTTCTCGTTAACTGTGGAATATAACCGTTTCAGGGAACTTTTCCGCAAGCGTACCCAGGAAGAACGGGAAATGCGCAAAAAATACAAAGAAGAGCAAAAGGTAAAAGACGAGCAGGAAAAAGCAGCCCAACAAAAAGCTAAAGACGAAAGGGCAAACACCCAGACCACAACACAATGA
- a CDS encoding BamA/TamA family outer membrane protein yields the protein MMKRITYLLLVAVLLSACSTTKFLPKGEKLYTGGTVKIQDKAISSGDAKALSSEMKALIRPKPNSSILGMRIKLWLYYKTRARKGFIQKFFSKYGEPPVLISQVDLAKNSTIMQNRLQNESYFQATVSGDTIGKEKTAKAIFTALPGPAYTINKVIFPSATDNSLDTAVKGTMKETLLKPGDKYNLDIIKSERIRIDTRLKDEGFFFFAPEQLIVKVDSTIQGHKVDMIVSIKPETPERAREVYTIRNIYVYPNYSLRDTSLKLDQAAPYRWYNIVDPRKTARPYLFANTVLLHPNDVYSRTTHNNSLNRFINLGPYRYVKNRFEDVTPDSPKLDVYYFLTPYKKKSLQAEILGRTTSANYTGSQLNVSWRNRNAFKGGELITVTAFASTDVQVGGKNGGFNVYQYGVQTSLSWPRIILAPFNFKSDNAYIPRTNLMLGYSIINRTKLYTLNSYNFSFGYQFKSNLHKTNELNLLEVNYVTPRNVSQLYTDSIRNPNNRNPALKHVIDPQFTWGPSYAYTFDNTTEDYRSNSIYYRGKLSLSNNLLGIVTGADTLGGKVKTFLGTPFNQYIKLENELRYFKKIGPNSKIATRILVGLGLPYGNSTILPYNQQFFIGGPNSLRGFRARSIGPGTVNPTSTGGFIADQSGDIKLEANIEYRPKLFSIVYGALFADAGNVWNAKPHQPGGTFGPNFLSQMAVDAGFGLRFDATILVLRTDLGFPLVRPYTIPGQQRSISPSFKNAILNIAIGYPF from the coding sequence ATGATGAAACGTATAACATATTTGCTATTAGTGGCGGTACTGCTTAGTGCCTGTAGTACTACTAAGTTTTTACCCAAAGGCGAAAAATTATATACCGGCGGAACAGTAAAAATACAGGATAAAGCCATTAGCAGCGGCGATGCTAAAGCCCTAAGCTCCGAAATGAAGGCGCTAATACGCCCCAAGCCTAATTCATCAATATTGGGTATGCGCATAAAGCTTTGGCTATACTATAAAACCCGGGCGCGTAAGGGTTTCATCCAAAAATTCTTTAGCAAATACGGCGAGCCGCCGGTATTAATAAGCCAGGTAGACCTTGCCAAAAACAGTACTATTATGCAAAACCGCCTGCAAAACGAAAGCTATTTTCAGGCTACTGTTAGCGGCGATACAATAGGTAAAGAGAAAACTGCTAAGGCTATATTTACTGCACTACCCGGACCGGCTTACACCATAAATAAAGTGATTTTCCCCAGTGCTACTGATAACAGCCTGGATACAGCAGTAAAGGGCACAATGAAAGAAACTTTATTAAAGCCGGGCGATAAATACAACCTCGATATCATTAAATCGGAAAGGATTAGAATTGATACACGTTTAAAGGACGAAGGTTTCTTCTTTTTTGCGCCTGAACAATTGATCGTAAAGGTTGACAGCACCATTCAGGGCCACAAGGTTGATATGATAGTGAGCATTAAACCCGAAACGCCTGAAAGAGCACGTGAGGTGTACACCATCCGTAACATATATGTTTACCCAAACTATTCCTTACGCGACACCTCGTTAAAACTGGACCAGGCTGCACCTTACCGCTGGTATAATATTGTAGACCCGCGTAAAACGGCGAGGCCTTATCTGTTTGCTAATACTGTATTGTTGCACCCCAATGATGTTTACAGCCGCACAACACATAACAACTCGTTAAACAGATTTATAAATTTAGGGCCCTATCGTTATGTTAAAAATCGTTTTGAAGATGTAACACCTGATTCGCCTAAACTGGATGTATATTACTTTTTAACCCCATACAAAAAGAAGTCTTTACAGGCGGAAATTTTAGGCCGTACCACATCTGCCAACTACACCGGCTCGCAATTAAATGTAAGCTGGAGAAACCGCAATGCGTTTAAAGGTGGCGAGTTGATAACAGTTACTGCTTTTGCAAGTACCGATGTGCAGGTTGGCGGTAAAAATGGTGGGTTTAACGTTTACCAGTATGGTGTACAAACCAGCCTATCGTGGCCGCGCATTATTTTGGCTCCGTTTAACTTTAAGTCGGACAATGCCTATATACCGCGCACCAATTTAATGCTGGGGTACTCCATTATTAATCGTACCAAGCTTTACACTTTAAATTCATATAATTTTTCGTTTGGGTATCAGTTCAAATCCAACCTGCATAAAACAAACGAGCTTAATTTATTAGAAGTTAATTACGTAACACCACGTAATGTAAGCCAATTGTATACCGATAGTATTAGAAACCCAAACAACCGTAACCCGGCGCTCAAACACGTTATTGACCCACAATTTACCTGGGGGCCAAGCTATGCCTATACATTTGATAACACCACCGAAGACTATCGCAGCAACAGTATTTATTATCGTGGTAAGTTAAGTCTGTCTAATAACTTATTGGGCATTGTTACAGGTGCCGATACATTAGGCGGCAAGGTAAAAACCTTTTTAGGCACGCCGTTTAACCAGTATATAAAATTAGAGAACGAGTTACGGTACTTTAAAAAGATAGGCCCTAACAGCAAAATAGCTACCCGCATTTTAGTAGGCTTAGGTTTACCCTATGGTAACTCAACCATATTGCCCTACAATCAGCAATTCTTTATAGGTGGCCCAAATAGTTTACGTGGCTTTAGGGCACGCTCTATAGGCCCGGGTACGGTTAACCCGACATCTACAGGTGGCTTTATTGCTGATCAATCGGGTGATATCAAACTTGAGGCGAATATCGAGTACAGGCCAAAATTATTCAGTATTGTTTACGGCGCATTGTTTGCCGATGCCGGTAACGTTTGGAATGCCAAACCGCACCAGCCGGGTGGCACCTTTGGGCCAAACTTTTTAAGCCAGATGGCAGTAGATGCCGGCTTTGGTTTAAGGTTTGATGCTACCATATTAGTACTGCGTACCGATCTTGGTTTCCCGCTGGTTAGGCCATATACAATACCGGGCCAGCAACGGTCAATAAGCCCGAGCTTTAAAAACGCCATTTTAAATATAGCTATAGGTTATCCGTTTTAA
- a CDS encoding clan AA aspartic protease: protein MAKRITRSKITVPLTIIDLHGDGYHPLLDIKVFNKPFTVVLDTGASRTAFDHEMLLQANNEADITASERLSTGLGTNSMTSSTALIQNLWIGDLVIPEIEVAVLDLSTINIAYRELGHPEVLGVLGSDILMKYKAVVDYGKKVLLLK, encoded by the coding sequence ATGGCAAAGCGCATAACCAGATCGAAAATTACCGTACCCTTAACTATTATTGACCTGCATGGCGATGGCTATCACCCATTGTTAGATATTAAGGTATTTAACAAGCCCTTTACGGTAGTTTTAGATACAGGGGCGTCGCGCACTGCATTTGATCATGAAATGTTGCTGCAAGCCAATAACGAAGCCGATATTACCGCCAGCGAAAGGCTATCAACCGGTTTAGGCACCAACAGCATGACCTCGTCTACCGCCCTTATCCAAAACTTATGGATCGGCGATCTTGTAATACCCGAAATAGAAGTAGCTGTACTCGACCTATCTACCATTAATATCGCTTACCGCGAATTAGGCCACCCGGAAGTGCTGGGTGTTTTGGGCAGCGATATATTGATGAAGTACAAAGCCGTAGTTGATTACGGGAAGAAGGTATTACTGCTGAAATAG
- the gyrB gene encoding DNA topoisomerase (ATP-hydrolyzing) subunit B, with protein MSEEKEDKSNYSADNIQVLEGLEAVRKRPSMYIGDTGVKGLHHLVYEVVDNSIDEALAGYCDTINVTIHKGNAITVVDNGRGIPTGITTKEKVSALQIVMTVLHAGGKFDKDTYKVSGGLHGVGVSCVNALSVHVKTVVYREGKIFTQEYERGKPLFPVKEIGVSDKTGTTQTFQPDPEIFTTTTEYKFETLATRLRELAFLNKGIRLTLTDERETNDDGTNPTEEFFSEGGLKEFVKYLDGTRVAIIPEPIYLEGVKQGIPVELALQYNDTYTENVHSYVNNINTIEGGTHVAGFRMGLTRTLKAYADKEGLLKNVKVEITGDDFREGLTAVISVKVQEPQFEGQTKTKLGNSEVSGAVNVAVGEILGNYLEENPREAKMIVQKVILAATARAAARKAREMVQRKSVMSGSGLPGKLSDCANSDPTLCELYLVEGDSAGGTAKQGRNREFQAILPLRGKILNVEKAMEHKIYENEEIKNMFTGLGVSIGTPEDAKALNLAKLRYHKIVIMTDADVDGSHITTLILTFFFRYMKELVEYGYVYIASPPLYQVKKGKEFEYCWTDAQRDVAIQRLKGAGKEDSVHVQRYKGLGEMNAEQLWETTMNPANRTLKKVSIENAAECDHTFSMLMGDEVAPRREFIEKNAKYARIDT; from the coding sequence ATGAGCGAAGAAAAAGAGGATAAATCGAATTACTCAGCAGATAATATACAGGTTTTAGAGGGTTTAGAAGCAGTACGTAAAAGGCCGTCGATGTACATTGGCGATACCGGCGTAAAAGGCCTGCACCACTTAGTTTATGAAGTAGTTGATAACTCCATTGATGAGGCCCTTGCAGGTTATTGCGATACCATTAATGTTACTATACACAAAGGCAACGCCATAACAGTTGTTGACAACGGCCGCGGTATACCCACCGGTATTACCACAAAAGAGAAAGTATCGGCATTGCAAATTGTAATGACCGTGCTGCATGCCGGCGGTAAATTTGATAAAGACACTTACAAAGTATCGGGCGGTTTGCACGGCGTGGGTGTAAGTTGCGTTAACGCGTTATCGGTTCACGTAAAAACTGTTGTATATCGCGAGGGTAAGATATTTACACAGGAATATGAGCGTGGTAAACCGCTGTTCCCAGTAAAAGAGATAGGCGTATCTGATAAAACCGGTACTACCCAAACATTTCAGCCGGATCCGGAGATATTTACTACCACCACCGAATACAAATTTGAAACACTGGCAACCCGCTTACGCGAATTGGCATTTTTAAATAAAGGTATCCGCTTAACTTTAACCGACGAGCGCGAGACTAACGATGATGGTACTAACCCAACAGAGGAGTTTTTCTCTGAAGGCGGACTAAAAGAATTTGTTAAATACCTTGATGGCACACGCGTTGCCATCATCCCCGAACCGATATACCTGGAAGGTGTTAAACAAGGTATACCTGTTGAACTGGCCCTACAGTATAACGACACTTACACCGAGAATGTACACTCGTACGTAAACAACATTAACACCATCGAGGGCGGTACACACGTAGCCGGTTTTAGGATGGGTTTAACACGTACTTTAAAGGCTTATGCTGATAAAGAAGGATTATTAAAAAATGTTAAGGTTGAAATTACCGGTGATGACTTCCGCGAAGGATTAACCGCCGTAATATCTGTAAAAGTGCAGGAGCCCCAATTTGAAGGACAAACCAAAACAAAATTGGGTAACAGCGAGGTTAGTGGTGCCGTTAACGTTGCCGTAGGCGAAATTTTAGGTAACTACCTTGAAGAGAACCCGCGCGAAGCTAAAATGATAGTGCAAAAGGTAATACTGGCCGCTACAGCCCGCGCTGCAGCCCGTAAAGCCCGCGAAATGGTACAGCGCAAAAGCGTAATGAGTGGTTCGGGTTTACCGGGTAAACTATCTGATTGCGCCAATAGCGACCCAACCTTATGCGAGTTGTACCTGGTAGAGGGCGACTCGGCGGGTGGTACCGCCAAACAGGGCCGTAACCGCGAGTTTCAGGCTATATTACCATTACGTGGTAAGATACTGAACGTGGAGAAAGCCATGGAGCACAAAATTTACGAGAACGAAGAGATAAAGAATATGTTTACCGGCCTTGGTGTAAGTATTGGTACGCCCGAAGATGCCAAAGCTTTAAACTTAGCCAAGCTGCGTTATCACAAAATTGTGATCATGACGGATGCCGACGTGGACGGTTCGCACATTACTACATTGATATTGACATTCTTCTTCCGTTATATGAAAGAACTGGTTGAATATGGTTATGTATATATTGCTTCGCCGCCATTGTACCAGGTTAAAAAAGGTAAAGAGTTTGAATACTGCTGGACAGATGCACAGCGCGATGTGGCTATACAACGCCTAAAAGGCGCCGGTAAAGAAGATAGCGTACATGTGCAACGCTACAAAGGTTTAGGAGAGATGAATGCCGAGCAATTATGGGAAACGACCATGAACCCGGCAAACCGCACACTAAAAAAGGTAAGTATTGAAAATGCTGCAGAGTGCGATCACACCTTCTCAATGCTGATGGGTGATGAGGTTGCCCCACGCCGCGAGTTTATAGAGAAAAACGCCAAATACGCACGTATAGACACGTAA
- a CDS encoding OmpH family outer membrane protein, with amino-acid sequence MNKKASFATKSILALLIAAGVTACTQNKTADKPATATTAATPEKAEIVYINQDSIVAKYDYIKDMDKRLGDKGKAAQSDVVGRKQAFQREVAEYQKSAPSLSADQRAATEQRLQAKGQQLQGYEQNAAAQLQNDQLGEQTKLYEKLVSFTKDYAKEKGYKLVLTFQKGNVNLLYGDPSLDVTADVLKRLNDDYAKNKK; translated from the coding sequence ATGAATAAGAAGGCGTCATTTGCTACAAAATCAATTTTAGCATTATTAATTGCTGCAGGTGTTACTGCATGTACTCAAAATAAAACTGCTGATAAACCTGCTACTGCTACTACTGCAGCTACGCCGGAAAAAGCTGAAATAGTTTATATAAATCAAGACTCGATAGTTGCTAAATATGACTACATAAAAGACATGGACAAGCGCCTTGGCGATAAAGGCAAAGCTGCCCAAAGTGATGTTGTAGGCCGTAAACAGGCTTTTCAGCGTGAAGTTGCCGAATACCAAAAATCTGCTCCCAGCTTAAGCGCCGATCAGCGTGCCGCTACCGAGCAACGCCTGCAAGCCAAAGGCCAGCAATTACAGGGTTATGAGCAAAATGCCGCTGCACAATTGCAAAACGATCAATTAGGTGAGCAAACCAAATTATATGAAAAATTGGTTTCGTTTACTAAAGATTATGCTAAAGAAAAAGGTTATAAATTGGTTTTAACTTTCCAAAAAGGCAATGTTAACCTACTTTACGGCGACCCAAGCCTTGATGTAACTGCCGATGTTTTGAAAAGACTAAACGACGACTACGCAAAAAATAAAAAATAA
- a CDS encoding nucleoside deaminase translates to MEHNQHETFMQMAIELSEYNLKNALGGPFGAVIVKDGMVVARSANKVVPQNDPTAHAEISAIRLACQELGTFNLAGCEIYTSCEPCPMCLGAIYWAHIDKIYYANTKEDAAAIGFDDHAIYEELEQPMEKRKLHFMQLMRNEAQVAFKQWHLSENKTDY, encoded by the coding sequence ATGGAACATAACCAACACGAAACCTTTATGCAGATGGCTATCGAGCTATCAGAATACAACTTAAAAAACGCCCTTGGCGGTCCGTTTGGTGCTGTAATTGTAAAAGATGGTATGGTAGTAGCACGCAGCGCCAATAAGGTTGTTCCACAAAACGACCCTACTGCCCATGCCGAGATATCGGCCATAAGGCTTGCCTGCCAGGAACTTGGCACTTTTAATTTAGCAGGCTGTGAAATATACACCAGCTGCGAGCCATGCCCCATGTGCCTGGGCGCCATATACTGGGCACATATTGACAAAATTTATTATGCCAACACCAAAGAGGACGCTGCCGCCATTGGCTTTGACGACCATGCTATTTACGAGGAGTTGGAACAACCTATGGAGAAGCGCAAATTACACTTTATGCAACTAATGCGTAACGAGGCACAAGTGGCATTTAAGCAATGGCACCTATCAGAAAACAAAACCGATTATTAG